The Vibrio aerogenes nucleotide sequence GGGCTACATTTTCAGCCAGAGGAAGGTGAAGTAATCGTCTTTCTTCATCCAGCCAGGGCTCACAGGCCTCACTGGGTTTCCAGCGTGCCCGAATATCTAAAGTCCCCTTTTCAGAGTGATAAGGAATCAATGCATCCAGAGTGAAATAATCTTTAGAAACAAAGTTCTCAATCTGTTCATCACGTCTGACCACCAGTCCCAAAACCGGGGTCTGAACCCGCCCGACAGATAAAACCCCCTGATAACCAGAACGCTGGCCGAGCAAAGTATATGCACGGGACATATTCATGCCATATAACCAATCTGCTCTGGAACGGGCTAATGCGGAAACAGATAAAGCAATAAACTCTCTGTTTGGCCGCATTTGTTGGAGTGCTTTTTTGACAGCTGCCGGATTTAAATCATTGATTAACAGTCTTTCAACCGTACTTTTCACCACCTGACTCACACGACAGTGATCGATGACTTCATCAACCAGAAGCTGACCTTCTCTGTCAGGATCTCCGGCATGAATGATGTGCTGATGAGATTGAAGGAGTTTACGAATCACTTTCAGCTGCTGCGCTGAAGACTTTCGTGGTTTGAGCTGCCATTTATCCGGCACAATCGGCAGATCTTCCAATCGCCATTTCTTGTACCGCTCATCATAAGCATCTGGCTCAACCTGTTCCAGCAAATGGCCAATACACCATGTCACAATATCCCCATTACCACAACGGATAAAACCGCTGTCCCTGTGATGGGGAGAAGGAAGAACAGCCGCGATAGCTCGTCCTAAACCAGGTTTCTCTGCAATAAATAAACGGGACATTTCAAAATAAATCAGGCCACATAATCATGTGGCCTTAAGATAACAGGGTGAACTGTAAATTTATACAGTTAAATCTTATTTTTCTTCATGTGTACCAGCACGGACAGCAGCTTCCTTAATTAAAGGCTGCAGCTCACCTTTCTGATACATTTCCAGAATGATATCGCACCCTCCAATCAGTTCACCTTCAACCCAAAGCTGAGGAAATGTCGGCCACTGAGCGTATACCGGCAACTCGGTTCTGATATCCGGATTCTGAAGAATATCAACATAAGCGAATTTTTCTCCACAAGCGATTAACGCTTGTGAGGCCTGTGATGAAAAACCACAACTCGGTAACTTAGGGGAACCTTTCATGTAAAGCAGAATCGGATTTTCAGTAATCTGTTGCTTAATCTTGTCAATTGTTTCCATTGCATCCTCTTTGGCTGACAGCAAACTTTTTTACATTTTAAATCATTACTCCAGAATAAAAAGCCTATTATTAGTAAGGTTGATATCCATAGACACTTATCCTGTTGAAAAAATTGCATTTTACAGACTAAATATCAACTGAAACTATCCGTAATTCTTCAGCCTGTGATAAATAAATTTTATGAAATCCCTTTTAATAAAGTAAAAACTTGCTAAAATAACTTCCAGTCAGTCATATTGAAACAAAACAAAAGATAAATAACCGTATATCCTTAGACAGAAGGTAAAGAAAAAAACTAAGTATCCTGATATCACGGATATACACCGGAAGTAAAAACCTGAGGAGACAATTTTGAGCAATTGTCCCTGAAAACAATGGAGATTAAGCAATGTCATTTGAATTACCAGCACTTCCTTACGCAAAAGATGCTCTTGAACCTCACATCTCTGCAGAAACGCTCGACTTCCACCACGGAAAACATCACAACACCT carries:
- a CDS encoding Grx4 family monothiol glutaredoxin; the encoded protein is METIDKIKQQITENPILLYMKGSPKLPSCGFSSQASQALIACGEKFAYVDILQNPDIRTELPVYAQWPTFPQLWVEGELIGGCDIILEMYQKGELQPLIKEAAVRAGTHEEK